ctaaccAGAGACAATACATTTTGCCTCTGAGATGGTATGAGTTGGTTTTATGGGAGCcgatgtaaaaattggacgatgggtgtggtaccacccactttttggtgaaatccatATCTTGGGACTTGACCGAGCGATTTCGACAATGCACGTTGCATTATTTTCATACTCTTATGTTACAATGCGAAAATTTGCGAAATCGGACTGTCCCATGTTCTTTTTAATACCTACTATTATgagtatgtgaaaaaaaattgtagatgtAGATAGGTTAAGGGATTTCAACATGAAAGCGTAACAAACAAACTCACATATTTATAACCTTAGTAAGTAAATAAGGACCCATTTttatctttcaaaataaaacGCTCCGCATTATGTTCTACAAATTTACTtgtatttttttgcatacatttaCACATACAAGTAGTAAAGGTAGATTATATTAGAGATTGGCATACACAGCTACATCGCTTTAGCGCTTCACATATAATTcggctataaaaaaataattaactaaaacttaattaaatatttttcttaatgagctcaaaaaataaataattctttcATCTAGGCATATTCTTGCTATATAATAAGTGCAGTTACATAtgcatctatgtacatatgtatgtatggggttTTACTCGAGTATTTAGACATTCATAATCATAAGCAAAGAGCTCGGTATTTCGTTCAACCGCAACTATCAGCAATTCGAGCGTAAATTTTTGCTTGACAAATCATTGTACTCAATCCACTTCTGTATCTCTGGCGGCACATCGGGTTTCAACTTGACGCGCGTCTGCCCATTCTCAGCCACATCCAGATTTGTTGTGGTCACCGCACTATTGTCCAGGCTCACTGTGGAGCTCACCGTGTTGTGCGACGCTTGcagttgcatacttttgggtGCCAGCAGGTCATTCATCACCTCCTCCGCGGAGCAATCGACAATGCGTTGCCGGCAAATTGCAATGGCGTGCACAAATTGATCGGAGGGCCGCACGAAACGATGCTCCATGTAAACGGACTGATCGTCCCAGTAGATGATCTGCAAAAAGGAAATGAGAGGATGAGCAGCGTTacaaaaaagtagaaattttagggtattttttttttaaggtggTACTCACACGCGATTGTATGTGAAAACGGTGATAGGGTCTGATAAATCGCCGATAACGTATGGTGGCTGCCCCCTGAAAAACTGAGCCACCCTTCCGTTTTATGGTGCGGTACAAATCTGTGCGCTCGTAGAAATCCACGCGGGCAAAATCCAGTTCGCGCAAATAGCGCGCATTGTTCATGTGATAGAGCAGCCAATCGATGTCGTTGGTGAGGCAGAGACCtacgtaaaaattaaaaattattttctgttaaTAAGATATTATCGAATACATGGTGAAAATAAATGCGTAAGTTAATATTTTAGTGGCTCGGTGTTTCGAAAATAGTTATAgactttaaaaatttagatgttaaacttttttatcttaaattttatttctcacAATTTCTTCTAAAGGGGTTTTCAATAACAagagttttaaataaaacaaaaaaggtttGGAATATCAATGAAACTCTTTATTCCTGTAATAGTACATTCGATACCATACTATATGAAACTCGATTTCTTTCGCATGTCCACCACGGGAACTcaattttcgacgattttcAATCATAAATCAGCCGATATTGTTGCAATTTGaggttcgatattcgtacgaagttcatcagtcGCTtcttggcatagaccatagacttgacgtagctccaGAGGAAATAATCTAAAGGTGCCAAATCGCACGACCCAGGCAGCCAATTGGCTgtgccatttcgtgagataatacGTTCAACAAACTTGGCTCGAttatgacattcgctgtgtgggttgtagcgccgtcctgttgaaaccacatgttgtccaagtccatatcattcaaTTCGAGCCAacaataatcggttatcattgagcggtagcgattcccctTCACAGTAACGTGGcagtcttgatcatcacggaagaagtacggcacAATGACGCGGACAGCCCATAAACCGCCCCAAACCGTAATTCTATCGAAGTAGATGTGGATtgttgcctgaccaataacgcatattttgcttattgacgaagccagaaatgagcatcattgctgaagatgatttttagatgaaattttcaagttgttgcccagtccaattcacgaacatacaacGATTCTGAtgatcaagcggcttcagtgtTTGCGTCAACTTGATCTTATAAGGATGTAGGTcaagatcttttcacaaaattcgccacaacgacgtcaaagagatgcccaacgcttaagaaccaatattctcgacactacgcgTACTTCTttgtctacttttgtagcgtccttattgaaaaccccgttattttattaaaaacaataaaaaatgttaacttcggtagcACCAAAGGTGAAATATCAGATATTGTAGCGTTGTCTTAGAAAGTCATATTTGCCAAATTTTATAAgaataccttgtcaaataaaaaagttttccaaccAAGGCATTcctatgctatagtagtctgatataaaaaatttcttcatataTTATAGCGTTGTCTCCGAAAttaatatatgcaaaatttggtaaagatatctcatcaaataaaaagattttcacacaaggacttgattccgattgttcagtttgtatggcagcaatatgctacatatagtgatcggatctaaacaatttcttcggacatcgcatttttgccttagacaatacaaatttttggagAGAAATGCACATGTGCAAGATTTCAGATCGGTTTCTcaactattattatattaagtGAATCCCTAATATTACGTATACGCATAGTAGTCTCGAACAAATCATCATTTCAGCAAGTAAagagttacgtatacgcagtgtaAGCACCAAGTCCCTACAGAcatttttgcacaatttctATGCCTTCCTAGCTCTTAAAAGTAACAGTcatgcatacaaatgtattgTACTTGAATACTAATGCAACGCGATTGGTGTCAATAATAAC
The DNA window shown above is from Bactrocera tryoni isolate S06 chromosome 4, CSIRO_BtryS06_freeze2, whole genome shotgun sequence and carries:
- the LOC120775944 gene encoding protein THEM6 produces the protein MLPWWCCLLITGLVLYALFELHYFLRMCLCVILARFVKRKCHILETTTVGGLCLTNDIDWLLYHMNNARYLRELDFARVDFYERTDLYRTIKRKGGSVFQGAATIRYRRFIRPYHRFHIQSRIIYWDDQSVYMEHRFVRPSDQFVHAIAICRQRIVDCSAEEVMNDLLAPKSMQLQASHNTVSSTVSLDNSAVTTTNLDVAENGQTRVKLKPDVPPEIQKWIEYNDLSSKNLRSNC